In Candidatus Epulonipiscium viviparus, one DNA window encodes the following:
- a CDS encoding glutamate synthase subunit beta, producing the protein MGKLTGFLEYARKDAHEIDAHTRINNYNEFHIPLDAEDRQKQGARCMDCGVPYCNYGMILNNSTTGCPLNNLIPEWNELIYTGNLKEAHKRLRVTNRFPEFTSRVCPAPCEVACICGYTSGFAVTIKENEYAISENAYDKGYIKAEPILSRTGKRIAVVGSGPAGLAAADWLNKRGHNVTVYEKSDRVGGLLMYGIPNMKIEKHIIDRRVNIMKQEGIEFIINANVGANVSAAELVDRYDRVILCTGAENPRRILAANNEANGIYMAVDYLTEATRSLLNGHPSPISAERKNVLVIGGGDTGNDCVGTAIRQGASSVIQIEMMPEPPASRDSNNPWPEYPRTLKTDYGQHEAIAKFGEDPRIFSATVKEFFVNDEYHVAGALIAKLQPEKDEATGRINMIPTGEDFNVAADIVFIAAGFVGTRDYIFEQFGLASDSRNNIATTDFQTSHEKVYAAGDARRGQSLVVWALREGQDVARAVDKSLMGYSNL; encoded by the coding sequence GTGGGAAAACTTACAGGTTTTTTAGAATATGCAAGAAAAGATGCACACGAAATAGACGCACACACACGAATTAATAATTATAACGAGTTTCACATTCCTCTTGATGCCGAAGATCGCCAAAAACAGGGAGCTCGATGCATGGACTGCGGCGTTCCGTATTGTAATTATGGAATGATTCTAAACAATTCAACTACCGGATGCCCTCTTAACAATCTAATTCCCGAATGGAACGAACTGATTTATACTGGCAATCTGAAGGAGGCGCACAAACGTCTACGAGTTACAAACCGCTTCCCCGAATTTACTTCGAGAGTTTGTCCCGCACCATGCGAAGTTGCTTGTATATGCGGCTACACATCTGGCTTTGCCGTTACAATCAAAGAAAATGAATATGCCATCAGCGAAAACGCCTACGACAAAGGCTATATCAAAGCAGAGCCCATTCTCTCTCGCACCGGCAAACGAATTGCAGTAGTTGGCTCCGGCCCTGCTGGATTGGCAGCTGCAGATTGGCTAAACAAACGCGGGCACAACGTTACTGTATACGAAAAGTCTGATCGAGTTGGCGGTTTGCTGATGTATGGCATTCCCAATATGAAAATCGAAAAGCATATTATCGATCGCCGAGTTAATATAATGAAACAAGAAGGCATCGAGTTTATCATCAACGCTAACGTTGGCGCCAATGTTTCTGCTGCAGAGCTAGTTGACCGGTATGATCGAGTAATACTGTGTACTGGTGCTGAGAATCCGCGCCGCATCCTCGCCGCAAACAACGAGGCAAACGGCATATATATGGCAGTAGATTATCTAACAGAAGCCACCCGATCTCTACTAAATGGGCACCCCTCTCCAATCTCTGCCGAACGCAAAAACGTGCTCGTTATAGGCGGTGGCGATACAGGCAACGATTGCGTGGGAACAGCAATTAGGCAAGGTGCTTCATCCGTTATTCAAATCGAGATGATGCCCGAACCTCCCGCATCTCGCGATTCTAACAATCCGTGGCCCGAATATCCTCGCACTCTCAAAACCGACTATGGACAACACGAGGCAATTGCCAAGTTCGGTGAAGACCCTCGCATTTTTTCTGCAACTGTCAAAGAATTTTTTGTCAACGATGAATATCATGTTGCTGGTGCTTTGATCGCCAAATTGCAACCCGAAAAAGACGAAGCCACGGGGCGCATAAATATGATACCAACAGGCGAAGACTTCAACGTTGCCGCAGACATTGTTTTCATTGCCGCAGGGTTTGTCGGCACCCGCGACTATATCTTTGAGCAATTTGGTTTGGCATCTGATTCGCGAAATAATATAGCAACGACAGATTTTCAAACCAGCCACGAGAAAGTTTATGCCGCTGGAGATGCGCGACGCGGTCAAAGTCTTGTAGTCTGGGCACTACGAGAAGGGCAAGACGTTGCAAGAGCTGTTGATAAATCTCTAATGGGCTACAGTAATTTATAA
- the gltB gene encoding glutamate synthase large subunit, with amino-acid sequence MNGLYSEQFEHDNCGIGAVVDIFGNKTHKTVQDSLRIVEHLEHRAGKDASGETGDGVGIMVQVGHKFFTKECNMLGLDIGNERDYGVGMIFFTQDTQKRAQEQKLFEMIVRKEGGQFIGWREVPVNPDVLGHVARECMPSIWQPFIRRPKNIAKGLDFDRQLYIIRRVFEQAKTADTYVCSMSSRTIVYKGMFLVKQLGTFYLDLMDPTYESAMGMVHSRFSTNTLPSWKRAHPNRFIMHNGEINTINGNVDLMIAREETVCSEYADTEKTYPIVDSTGSDSAMLDNALEFMVMNGMTLPKAVMTMIPEPWANTEMSRLKRDFYAYYATMIEPWDGPAAVVFCDGDILGAILDRNGLRPSRYYVTKDNRLILSSEVGVLQLDDEEIEIKDRLHPGKMLLVDLNKQALISDTEIKDNLAAAHPYGEWLDKNLVTLASLPIPPLKPEVYPTKDLATIQKAFGYSYEDVREIILPMAKNAIEPTGAMGDDTPIAPLSKNHPKLSSYFKQRFAQVTNPPIDAIREKVVTDTSTYIGARGNILIDTPDNCRVLKVNNPILTEIDLIKIQHMNKPGFVVKTISLLYYKNQNLDDAIQRLCIAVDRAYRDNANVIILSDRGVDEYRKAIPSLLATAAISSHLIITKKRTAIALILETAEPRDVHDFATLLGYGACAVNPYLAHQTIRNLVDNNVLIKDYYVAVSDYNKAVIDGIVKIASKMGISTIQSYQGSKIFEAIGLSSSLVNKYFIGTISRIEGIDINDIDDDVTAHHEKAFDPLALDTLNELPSAGVHKMRAGAEQHLYTPDTLFTLQRAVQTGNYDLFKEYTSKVNTNVEIHLRNLFDFNFAEDGGIDINEVEDEYQIVKRFSTGPMSYGSLSAEAHETLAIAMNNLGAKSNTGEGGEAPERFGTNKNSKVKQVASARFGVTSKYLVSAEEIQIKIAQGAKPGEGGHLPGAKVYPWIAKTRHSISGVGLISPPPHHDIYSIEDLAQLIFDLKNANTNANISVKLVSDAGVGTVAAGVAKAGAGHITISGYDGGTGAAPKTSIINAGMPWELGVAEVHQTLVLNQLRDKIQLEADSKMMSGRDLAIAAILGAEQFSFATGALIALGCVMMRVCNLDTCPMGIATQNPVLRERFAGKPEYVENFMLFMARDLREYMARLGVRSVKELTGHVEFLRQKTEGVSARAKKLDLSKILYHPEIANSHQSFNPAEKYNFELENTTDLKTIVPHFADALETATPKFLELKVDNQDRTLGTIFGSHITRKFGDTLPHDTFTIKCLGSIGQSVGAFIPAGLTIEIEGDANDYLGKGLSGGKIIVYPKKNVSFDKSTNIVIGNVALYGATSGRAYIWGSAGERFAVRNSGAQAVVEGVGDHCCEYMTGGIVVVLGHTGKNFAAGMSGGTAYVLDEHNDLYLRVNKAMVSIDEITDKHDKQTLKQLISNHYHATGSNNAKKILDNFEAYLPKFKKILPHDYDKMIKQIGKMMETGLDVEQAEIEAFYNIKRG; translated from the coding sequence ATGAACGGACTATACAGTGAGCAGTTTGAACACGATAATTGCGGCATTGGTGCTGTTGTTGATATTTTTGGCAATAAAACCCATAAAACAGTTCAGGATTCACTTAGAATTGTTGAACATCTCGAGCATCGCGCCGGCAAAGATGCTAGTGGCGAAACCGGCGACGGTGTCGGGATTATGGTACAAGTGGGTCATAAATTTTTTACAAAAGAGTGTAATATGTTGGGTCTTGATATTGGAAACGAGAGAGATTATGGCGTGGGGATGATCTTCTTCACTCAGGATACTCAAAAACGTGCTCAGGAACAAAAACTTTTTGAAATGATTGTTCGCAAAGAGGGTGGGCAATTTATTGGCTGGAGAGAAGTTCCTGTAAATCCCGATGTTTTGGGTCATGTTGCTAGAGAATGCATGCCTTCTATATGGCAACCATTTATCCGCCGCCCTAAAAATATTGCCAAAGGACTCGATTTCGATCGCCAGCTATACATCATCCGCCGCGTATTCGAACAGGCAAAAACTGCTGATACTTATGTTTGTAGCATGTCTAGCAGGACTATCGTATACAAAGGAATGTTTCTGGTAAAACAGCTCGGTACGTTTTATTTAGACTTGATGGACCCAACCTACGAATCTGCCATGGGCATGGTTCATAGCCGATTTTCTACCAACACTTTGCCAAGCTGGAAAAGAGCGCATCCAAACCGATTTATCATGCACAACGGCGAGATCAACACCATCAATGGTAATGTAGATTTAATGATCGCTAGAGAAGAAACAGTTTGTAGCGAATATGCAGATACCGAAAAGACTTATCCTATCGTAGATTCAACCGGTTCCGATAGCGCCATGCTCGACAATGCACTAGAGTTTATGGTTATGAACGGAATGACTTTGCCAAAAGCTGTAATGACCATGATTCCCGAGCCTTGGGCAAACACAGAAATGAGCCGCCTAAAGCGAGATTTTTACGCATACTACGCAACGATGATTGAGCCTTGGGATGGCCCTGCGGCAGTAGTTTTTTGTGACGGAGACATACTCGGAGCTATCCTCGATCGCAACGGACTTCGCCCCTCTAGATATTATGTCACCAAAGATAATCGCCTAATTTTATCTAGTGAAGTAGGAGTATTGCAGCTCGACGATGAAGAAATCGAAATTAAAGACAGATTGCATCCGGGCAAAATGTTACTAGTTGATCTAAACAAACAAGCACTGATTTCTGATACCGAAATTAAAGACAATTTGGCCGCTGCACATCCTTATGGCGAGTGGCTCGATAAAAATTTGGTAACACTCGCGTCGTTGCCTATTCCACCACTCAAGCCCGAGGTTTATCCAACAAAAGATCTTGCTACCATTCAAAAAGCATTCGGATATAGCTACGAAGATGTTCGAGAAATAATTTTGCCTATGGCCAAAAATGCTATCGAGCCCACTGGTGCGATGGGAGATGACACACCTATTGCTCCGCTAAGCAAAAATCATCCCAAACTTTCGAGCTACTTTAAACAGCGCTTTGCCCAGGTGACCAACCCTCCAATAGATGCGATACGCGAAAAAGTTGTTACGGATACTAGCACCTATATTGGCGCACGAGGCAATATTCTCATCGATACGCCCGACAACTGCCGCGTTCTCAAAGTTAATAACCCTATTCTCACCGAAATAGATTTAATAAAAATTCAGCATATGAACAAGCCAGGATTTGTGGTTAAAACGATTTCTTTACTATATTACAAGAATCAAAATCTAGATGACGCTATTCAGCGCCTTTGCATTGCCGTCGATCGCGCATACCGAGATAATGCCAACGTAATTATTTTATCCGACCGCGGCGTCGATGAATATCGCAAAGCCATTCCTTCTCTACTGGCCACTGCAGCTATTTCATCGCACCTAATTATTACCAAAAAACGTACCGCAATAGCGCTCATACTCGAAACCGCAGAGCCACGCGACGTCCACGATTTTGCAACTCTGCTCGGATACGGCGCCTGCGCGGTAAATCCATACCTTGCGCATCAAACTATACGCAATTTAGTAGATAACAATGTACTGATCAAAGATTATTATGTTGCTGTCTCAGATTATAACAAAGCTGTGATCGATGGTATCGTCAAGATTGCATCTAAGATGGGAATTTCCACTATCCAAAGCTATCAAGGCAGTAAAATTTTCGAAGCCATCGGCTTATCTAGCTCGCTTGTTAACAAATATTTTATCGGTACTATTAGCAGAATCGAGGGAATTGACATCAACGATATCGACGACGATGTTACTGCCCATCATGAAAAAGCATTCGATCCGCTAGCGCTCGATACGCTCAACGAACTGCCAAGCGCCGGTGTTCACAAAATGAGAGCCGGTGCCGAGCAACATCTATACACTCCAGATACGCTATTTACTTTGCAGCGAGCTGTGCAAACCGGCAATTACGATCTCTTTAAAGAATATACCAGCAAGGTTAATACCAATGTTGAGATTCACCTGCGCAACCTTTTTGATTTTAATTTTGCAGAAGATGGTGGCATCGACATCAACGAAGTTGAAGATGAGTATCAAATCGTAAAAAGATTCTCCACTGGCCCTATGAGTTACGGCTCGCTCAGTGCGGAAGCGCATGAAACTCTTGCTATTGCCATGAACAATCTTGGCGCAAAAAGCAATACCGGAGAAGGCGGTGAAGCTCCAGAACGCTTCGGCACCAACAAAAATAGTAAGGTTAAGCAAGTGGCTTCGGCGCGATTTGGAGTTACTAGCAAATACCTCGTCAGTGCCGAAGAAATTCAGATTAAAATTGCGCAAGGTGCCAAGCCCGGAGAAGGCGGCCATCTCCCTGGAGCAAAAGTATACCCATGGATTGCCAAAACTAGGCACTCAATTTCTGGAGTTGGTCTCATTAGTCCTCCCCCTCATCACGATATTTACTCTATCGAAGACCTGGCACAGCTAATCTTTGACCTCAAAAATGCCAATACCAACGCTAATATTTCTGTAAAACTAGTATCTGACGCCGGAGTTGGGACAGTCGCTGCAGGGGTTGCAAAAGCCGGCGCTGGGCACATTACAATAAGCGGATACGACGGTGGCACAGGTGCGGCACCTAAAACTTCCATAATCAATGCAGGAATGCCTTGGGAGCTTGGCGTTGCCGAGGTTCATCAAACGCTAGTATTAAATCAGTTGCGAGATAAAATTCAACTCGAAGCTGATAGTAAAATGATGAGCGGCCGTGACTTAGCCATCGCAGCCATTTTAGGTGCAGAACAATTTTCGTTTGCAACAGGAGCGCTCATTGCCTTAGGATGTGTAATGATGAGAGTATGTAACCTAGACACTTGCCCTATGGGAATCGCAACGCAAAACCCAGTCCTGCGCGAGAGATTTGCAGGCAAGCCAGAGTATGTTGAAAATTTCATGTTATTTATGGCAAGAGATCTAAGAGAATACATGGCCCGACTAGGCGTTCGAAGTGTTAAAGAACTCACTGGGCACGTCGAATTTTTACGACAAAAAACCGAGGGCGTCTCCGCACGTGCTAAAAAACTCGACCTCTCCAAAATTTTATATCACCCAGAAATTGCCAATAGCCATCAATCTTTTAATCCTGCAGAAAAATATAACTTTGAACTCGAAAACACGACGGACCTCAAAACAATCGTACCACACTTTGCGGACGCACTAGAAACTGCCACACCAAAATTTTTAGAGCTAAAAGTTGACAACCAAGACAGAACTCTCGGCACTATTTTTGGATCTCACATCACCCGAAAGTTTGGTGACACTCTCCCTCACGATACCTTTACGATTAAATGTCTCGGCAGCATCGGCCAGAGCGTTGGAGCATTCATTCCCGCAGGTCTTACTATCGAAATCGAAGGCGATGCAAACGATTATCTCGGCAAGGGGCTTTCTGGCGGCAAAATCATTGTGTATCCTAAAAAAAACGTCAGCTTTGATAAGTCTACAAACATCGTTATCGGCAACGTCGCATTATATGGCGCAACATCTGGGCGAGCATATATTTGGGGCTCTGCAGGTGAGAGGTTTGCTGTTCGAAACTCTGGTGCGCAAGCTGTTGTAGAGGGCGTTGGCGACCATTGCTGTGAATATATGACCGGCGGGATTGTTGTTGTATTGGGGCATACTGGCAAAAACTTTGCCGCTGGAATGTCTGGCGGAACTGCCTACGTTTTAGATGAGCACAACGATTTATATTTGCGAGTGAACAAGGCCATGGTTTCTATCGATGAAATCACCGACAAGCACGACAAACAAACCCTCAAGCAACTTATATCCAATCACTACCATGCCACTGGTAGCAACAATGCCAAAAAGATTTTGGATAATTTCGAAGCCTATTTACCAAAATTCAAAAAAATCTTGCCTCATGATTATGACAAAATGATTAAGCAAATTGGTAAAATGATGGAAACTGGACTAGATGTCGAGCAAGCTGAAATTGAAGCTTTCTACAATATTAAAAGGGGGTAA
- a CDS encoding polysaccharide deacetylase family protein — protein MIRFMNLFFIIAALALSITSSPKVYASTTVDIITFDITDNSNATPKDEEAPSAPQDVANEKIAYFTFDDGPTSDITDQILDELKRLNIKATFFVVGKEIYQKEDILKRIYNEGHSIGLHTYSHDYKKIYSSPDVFLQEMQQTADYINEVLGTDANIKFIRFPGGSAGKLNQEFYDQIKSAGYTIFDWNVNLEDGVRPDATVEELINNAKIVSNKIPERIILAHCNLNNKNTVKSIESIYEYYKAQGYTFAPINNNTKEFHYQFDK, from the coding sequence ATGATCCGGTTTATGAATTTATTCTTTATAATAGCAGCTCTTGCGTTGTCAATTACTAGCTCACCTAAGGTATATGCATCGACAACGGTGGACATAATAACATTTGATATTACTGATAACTCTAATGCTACTCCAAAAGACGAAGAAGCCCCGTCTGCCCCACAGGATGTTGCCAACGAAAAAATTGCTTATTTTACTTTTGACGATGGACCCACTAGCGATATTACAGATCAAATCCTCGATGAGCTAAAAAGGCTCAATATAAAAGCAACATTTTTTGTGGTCGGAAAAGAAATCTATCAAAAGGAAGACATATTAAAACGCATCTATAACGAAGGACACAGCATAGGCCTTCATACCTACTCTCACGATTATAAAAAAATTTATAGCAGCCCCGATGTATTTCTCCAAGAAATGCAACAGACTGCAGACTATATAAATGAAGTTTTGGGCACAGATGCAAATATAAAATTTATTAGATTTCCAGGCGGCAGTGCCGGTAAACTCAATCAAGAATTTTACGACCAAATTAAATCGGCAGGATATACTATCTTTGATTGGAACGTTAATCTAGAAGATGGCGTTCGACCAGATGCCACCGTCGAAGAACTTATCAATAATGCTAAAATTGTTAGCAACAAGATTCCTGAAAGAATTATTCTTGCTCATTGCAATTTAAATAACAAAAATACAGTTAAATCTATCGAATCTATTTATGAGTATTACAAAGCACAAGGATACACTTTTGCTCCTATTAACAACAATACTAAAGAATTTCATTACCAATTCGATAAATAA
- a CDS encoding sensor histidine kinase, producing the protein METLLNNIEESVCITNLEGKVLFVNKALEEHFKYNGKELLEKYLSANVNFLKLHNAKKIAISAVINIFVEKISYRGEMAFCILFKIRGLSNKEIVVNINENEINLKAIEQTFLTDMFLSDFSAIVDKPGNFLYITEAVSNILGWQNFEMIGKNWRDFIHPEDMINVKEQEENSIAAGKTQKCIITSRVKCKNGEYRWIQWKFKPFEEPSIAYITGEDVTVHMEYKNKQLEILKTKELEKIYDNFLSVISHELRTPLTLINSTSTLIQDNIPPEKYNRFKKNINRLTRLINNLISMIELTNGKYQLKYEKIDIELLTRQILEVLERNPNFKNITIKLENNLLENFVYVDAYYIKKVILNIISNAIKHTEIDGEILIELTSSECFVDIAVTNFGRPIPKTLKENIFAPFFIIEEILTRKNDGSGIGLALSYTVAKLHEGEIVVKSDTECTCFTVRIPKGYRETSNHQEKILTDTYDNDLENDIFLELSDI; encoded by the coding sequence GTGGAGACGTTATTAAATAATATTGAGGAAAGTGTTTGTATTACAAATTTGGAAGGAAAAGTGTTATTTGTCAATAAAGCCTTAGAAGAACATTTTAAATATAACGGGAAAGAGTTGTTAGAAAAATATTTGAGCGCAAATGTAAATTTTCTTAAGTTACATAATGCAAAAAAGATTGCCATAAGTGCTGTAATAAATATTTTTGTGGAAAAGATAAGTTATAGAGGCGAAATGGCTTTTTGTATTTTGTTTAAAATAAGAGGATTGTCTAATAAGGAGATAGTGGTGAATATTAATGAAAATGAAATAAATCTGAAGGCAATAGAGCAGACATTTTTGACGGATATGTTTTTATCAGATTTTAGCGCTATTGTAGATAAACCAGGAAATTTTTTGTATATTACGGAGGCAGTAAGCAATATCTTGGGATGGCAAAACTTTGAAATGATAGGTAAAAATTGGAGAGATTTTATACATCCAGAGGATATGATTAATGTTAAAGAGCAAGAAGAAAATTCGATTGCAGCAGGAAAAACGCAAAAATGTATTATTACAAGCAGAGTAAAATGTAAAAACGGAGAATATAGATGGATTCAGTGGAAGTTTAAGCCGTTTGAAGAGCCATCCATTGCGTATATAACTGGTGAGGACGTAACAGTGCATATGGAATATAAGAATAAGCAATTAGAAATTTTGAAGACCAAAGAATTAGAAAAGATCTATGATAATTTTTTATCTGTAATTTCGCACGAGCTTAGAACTCCGCTCACTTTAATAAACTCAACCAGTACATTAATACAAGATAATATTCCTCCAGAAAAATATAATCGTTTTAAGAAAAATATCAATAGACTCACAAGGTTGATTAATAACCTGATTAGTATGATAGAGCTAACAAATGGAAAGTATCAGCTGAAATATGAAAAAATAGATATAGAGTTGTTAACGAGACAAATTTTAGAAGTGCTAGAGCGAAATCCAAATTTCAAAAACATTACTATAAAATTAGAGAATAATTTATTGGAAAATTTTGTATATGTAGATGCTTATTATATAAAGAAAGTTATATTGAATATTATTTCAAATGCAATTAAGCATACAGAAATAGATGGAGAAATTTTAATAGAACTAACATCATCTGAGTGTTTTGTGGATATTGCAGTTACAAACTTTGGCAGACCTATACCAAAAACTCTAAAGGAAAATATTTTTGCGCCGTTTTTTATAATAGAAGAAATTTTGACCAGAAAAAATGATGGCAGTGGCATAGGATTGGCATTATCTTATACGGTAGCCAAATTGCATGAAGGAGAAATTGTAGTTAAAAGCGATACCGAATGCACCTGCTTTACGGTTCGCATACCCAAAGGATATAGAGAAACAAGTAACCATCAGGAAAAAATATTAACGGACACGTATGATAATGATTTAGAAAACGATATATTTTTAGAATTATCAGATATTTAA
- a CDS encoding uroporphyrinogen decarboxylase family protein: MSYERGMAAFNLEMTDRIPRTEYSAHRYWKLIDAVTGIKVDEKSLKAEQDKATSAFVKAWDYSYVWNVFVHSQYLNKCRTRMGHATFAAGGVDFNKEVSCPFKEPEECLTFDPIEVYGEVDERLALEKLNTNYREKCAAFPDAVNTTGTYITLVSGLIDIFGWEMLLLALAIDAKQFGKVADRYTEWMMPFFRALADTDTPIVNVHDDIVWTSGAFVNPKWYREFVFPNYKKMFEPLKEAGKKIIYTSDGTFNEFVDDIADCGVNGFVMEPTTDMEYIAKRYGKTHSFVGNADTRILLTGTKEEIYNEVKRCVDIGKDCPGFFMAVGNHIPSNTPLENALYYNEVFEKLSRR, translated from the coding sequence ATGTCGTACGAACGTGGAATGGCAGCATTTAATTTGGAAATGACAGACAGAATACCAAGAACAGAATATTCGGCTCATAGGTATTGGAAATTGATTGATGCTGTTACAGGAATTAAGGTAGATGAAAAAAGCTTAAAAGCAGAGCAAGATAAGGCGACATCGGCTTTTGTGAAAGCTTGGGATTATTCTTATGTTTGGAATGTATTTGTTCACTCTCAGTATTTAAATAAATGTAGAACTCGAATGGGTCATGCGACTTTTGCTGCAGGAGGAGTCGACTTCAATAAAGAAGTTTCTTGCCCGTTTAAAGAACCAGAAGAATGTTTGACATTTGATCCAATAGAAGTGTATGGAGAAGTAGATGAGCGATTAGCATTAGAAAAATTAAACACTAATTATAGAGAAAAGTGTGCAGCGTTTCCAGATGCCGTGAATACTACAGGGACTTATATTACGCTAGTTTCGGGACTAATCGATATATTTGGCTGGGAAATGTTGCTATTGGCACTAGCCATAGATGCGAAACAGTTTGGAAAAGTGGCGGATAGATATACCGAATGGATGATGCCATTTTTTAGAGCGCTAGCAGATACAGATACACCGATTGTAAATGTACATGACGATATTGTGTGGACATCGGGAGCATTTGTGAATCCAAAATGGTATAGAGAGTTTGTATTTCCGAATTACAAAAAAATGTTTGAACCACTAAAAGAAGCGGGCAAAAAGATTATCTATACAAGCGACGGAACCTTTAATGAATTTGTAGACGATATTGCAGACTGCGGAGTAAACGGTTTTGTAATGGAGCCCACTACAGACATGGAATATATAGCCAAAAGATATGGTAAGACTCACTCATTTGTAGGCAACGCAGATACAAGAATATTGCTAACAGGTACAAAAGAAGAAATTTACAATGAGGTAAAACGCTGTGTGGATATTGGTAAGGATTGCCCAGGATTTTTTATGGCAGTAGGAAACCACATTCCTTCGAATACTCCGTTAGAAAATGCGTTGTATTATAATGAAGTTTTTGAAAAATTGAGTAGAAGATAA
- a CDS encoding sulfatase-like hydrolase/transferase produces MKQPNILYIMSDDHASNSISCYNSMLSSVFKTPNLDRIAYEGCRMDNYYATNSICVPARATVMTGQYGNKNGVKTLADKWNPNQPLNLAKIMTDAGYQTAMFGKWHLDCDPIGFEEYQYLDMINGKHPRQQGIYWDPEFRTSEGEFKKYEGYVTEIITDMTKDYILNRDKNKPFFIMCNHKAPHDYWQFAAKYKDIFDGVDIPIPESLFEDRSHRNIASREYGSSVTPRHKVRSLYNEFCKPNYVTGPLEGTEDMTFEEKGIAAYQKYLKDYLRTVASIDESVGYLYTVLKHENILDDTVIIYTSDQGMFLGEHDYQDKRWSYEESLGTPLMIRYRDEIKPNTVSKELMANIDIAPTILDYAGIEVPAEMQGVSARDIIKGEHEAIHEGVYFRYWMHLAHRHDNPAHYGVVTKDYKLIFYYGMPLDATGAVQTITPGGFELYDLKNDPMELNNVYDDPNYEQMREVAKRLLESLKKEYGDTDTEYSDLQKLYSELK; encoded by the coding sequence TTGAAGCAACCAAATATTTTATATATCATGTCAGATGATCACGCAAGCAATTCTATTAGCTGCTATAACTCCATGTTATCGAGTGTATTTAAGACACCAAATCTTGATAGAATAGCATACGAAGGATGCAGAATGGACAATTATTATGCAACAAACTCGATATGTGTGCCAGCAAGAGCGACTGTGATGACGGGTCAATACGGAAACAAGAATGGGGTAAAAACATTAGCAGATAAGTGGAATCCAAATCAGCCTCTAAACTTGGCAAAAATTATGACAGACGCAGGGTATCAAACGGCTATGTTTGGAAAGTGGCATCTAGATTGCGATCCAATTGGATTTGAAGAATATCAATATTTAGACATGATAAATGGAAAGCATCCAAGACAGCAAGGGATTTATTGGGATCCTGAATTTAGGACTTCTGAAGGTGAATTTAAAAAATATGAAGGATATGTGACAGAAATAATCACTGATATGACGAAGGATTATATTTTAAATCGCGATAAAAATAAGCCGTTCTTTATTATGTGTAATCACAAAGCACCGCATGATTATTGGCAATTTGCGGCAAAATATAAAGACATCTTTGATGGCGTTGACATTCCGATACCAGAAAGCTTATTTGAAGATAGATCGCACAGAAATATAGCATCAAGAGAGTATGGCTCAAGCGTTACTCCGAGACATAAAGTAAGAAGTTTGTATAATGAATTTTGCAAGCCAAATTATGTAACAGGGCCGCTTGAAGGAACAGAGGATATGACTTTTGAGGAAAAAGGCATCGCAGCGTATCAAAAATACTTGAAGGATTATTTGAGAACTGTGGCATCCATTGATGAATCTGTTGGATATTTGTATACAGTGCTTAAACATGAAAATATTTTGGACGATACCGTTATAATTTATACTTCTGATCAAGGAATGTTTTTGGGAGAGCACGACTATCAAGATAAGCGATGGAGTTATGAGGAAAGTTTAGGGACACCATTGATGATTAGATACAGAGATGAAATTAAACCCAATACGGTATCCAAAGAGTTAATGGCAAATATTGATATCGCACCAACTATTTTGGACTATGCAGGAATTGAAGTGCCAGCAGAAATGCAAGGCGTAAGCGCTAGAGATATCATAAAAGGTGAACACGAAGCAATCCACGAAGGAGTTTATTTTAGATACTGGATGCACTTGGCTCATCGACATGATAATCCGGCACATTATGGAGTGGTAACCAAAGACTATAAATTGATTTTCTATTATGGGATGCCTCTCGATGCAACAGGGGCGGTGCAAACTATTACACCGGGTGGATTTGAGTTATATGATCTAAAGAATGACCCGATGGAGCTTAATAATGTGTATGATGATCCGAACTATGAACAAATGAGAGAAGTGGCAAAAAGATTGTTGGAATCGTTGAAAAAAGAGTATGGAGATACAGATACTGAGTATAGCGATCTTCAAAAATTATATAGTGAACTTAAGTAA